A stretch of Pseudorhodobacter turbinis DNA encodes these proteins:
- the pdeM gene encoding ligase-associated DNA damage response endonuclease PdeM: MNGYPITFAGRNFIALASGALSCPDDHTLIVADLHLGKSERMARRGGALLPPFETRDTLTRLTELAQATKACQIFLLGDVFDDDRARESLDRSDMVLWQNILTATPCTILAGNHDPDGQAEAMLGNITLRHIAGAGPDISGHYHPKARLNNITRPAFLIGKSHLILPAFGTFTGGLLATAPVLTDLVGPGIAILTGPRPIAIPYGQTA, translated from the coding sequence ATGAACGGCTATCCCATCACCTTTGCCGGACGCAACTTCATCGCATTGGCAAGCGGCGCGTTATCTTGCCCCGATGACCACACGCTTATCGTTGCCGACCTGCATCTAGGCAAATCCGAACGCATGGCTCGGCGCGGCGGCGCGCTGCTGCCCCCGTTTGAAACGCGCGATACACTGACGCGTCTGACAGAGCTGGCACAGGCGACCAAAGCCTGCCAGATTTTCTTGCTCGGCGATGTGTTCGACGATGACAGGGCGCGCGAAAGCCTTGACCGTTCGGATATGGTGCTTTGGCAAAACATCCTTACCGCAACCCCCTGCACCATCCTTGCCGGAAACCACGACCCCGACGGTCAGGCCGAGGCTATGCTAGGCAACATTACCCTGCGTCATATCGCGGGGGCAGGGCCAGATATTTCGGGCCATTACCACCCGAAGGCACGGCTGAATAACATCACGCGCCCTGCGTTTCTGATCGGCAAGAGCCACCTGATCCTGCCCGCCTTTGGCACATTCACGGGGGGATTGCTCGCCACTGCCCCCGTGCTGACCGATCTTGTCGGGCCGGGGATCGCCATTCTGACAGGGCCGCGACCGATTGCCATTCCTTACGGTCAAACCGCGTGA
- a CDS encoding SLC13 family permease, whose protein sequence is MFPLPDAFVPFIALTIVAGLFILFMLERYPPEVNAAVAAALFLVFGLVEPDAALSAFSSPAPLTIAAMFVISGALVRTGMLDAFAGLLLKAADTSPKLALAGFVVTTMAVSAIANNTPVVLVLIPVVIRLSQRLGIAETRVLIPLSYIAILGGTLTLVGTSTNLLVSGVAIQKGMAPFSIFDVTPVGLVVSAVGVAALAILGPFLPPSRGQDGAALSSQDTVYLTEIRITEGFEGIGKKLAEVADLNRVGVQLVAVKEQGQIIRDDLSDREVAEGMTLIGRADMARTFDVEKHGGHCPRHLPLGDRAQGPGGFDHRAGDGETLKAPDDRKNWRDDIDARLRHAGFGGVSARA, encoded by the coding sequence TTGTTCCCCCTGCCTGATGCGTTTGTACCTTTCATCGCCCTTACTATTGTCGCAGGCTTGTTTATCCTGTTTATGCTGGAACGTTACCCACCTGAAGTGAACGCAGCGGTGGCGGCAGCCCTGTTTCTCGTATTTGGCTTGGTAGAGCCGGACGCAGCCTTATCGGCCTTTTCCAGCCCCGCCCCGCTGACGATTGCGGCAATGTTTGTCATATCCGGCGCGTTGGTGCGGACAGGGATGCTTGACGCTTTTGCGGGCTTGTTGCTCAAAGCCGCCGACACCTCACCAAAACTGGCCTTGGCCGGTTTCGTAGTAACGACCATGGCGGTGTCGGCGATTGCCAACAATACCCCGGTTGTCCTCGTTCTGATTCCGGTGGTCATCCGCCTGTCACAACGTCTGGGCATCGCAGAAACCCGGGTACTGATCCCACTGTCCTACATTGCAATTCTGGGCGGCACCTTGACCCTTGTTGGAACCTCCACAAACCTGCTGGTGTCCGGGGTTGCCATCCAAAAGGGGATGGCTCCGTTTTCCATCTTCGATGTCACGCCCGTCGGTCTTGTTGTCAGTGCTGTCGGAGTTGCAGCACTGGCGATCCTCGGGCCATTCCTGCCGCCCTCCCGGGGGCAGGATGGTGCTGCACTGTCCAGCCAAGATACCGTGTATCTGACCGAAATCCGCATCACGGAAGGTTTCGAGGGTATTGGCAAAAAGCTAGCGGAGGTTGCAGATTTGAACCGTGTTGGCGTGCAACTTGTGGCCGTCAAGGAGCAGGGGCAAATTATCCGGGATGACCTGTCGGATCGCGAGGTAGCCGAAGGGATGACCCTGATCGGCCGTGCGGATATGGCCCGAACTTTTGACGTTGAAAAACACGGCGGGCATTGCCCTCGGCATTTACCGCTCGGCGACCGGGCACAAGGACCCGGAGGATTTGATCATCGGGCAGGCGATGGTGAAACCCTCAAAGCGCCGGACGACCGCAAAAATTGGCGCGATGACATTGATGCAAGGCTACGGCATGCGGGTTTTGGCGGCGTATCGGCCAGGGCATAA
- a CDS encoding SLC13 family permease has protein sequence MTLMQGYGMRVLAAYRPGHKFGPDLQGANLRPADVLLLEGTKAAFERLDRSVDLVPMGVPMDRPYRRSHASLASLVLLAVVALAAFGIADIAILSMIAVAVLLVTCCLDSDEAWGFLDGGILVLIFSMLIIGIGLQETGAVALVADTIAPSLNGLPPIFMLAAIYVMTSVLTEIVSNNAVAIVVTPLAISLAASIGVDPTPMAVAVMFGASASFATPIGYQTNTLVYGAGNYRFSDFLKIGVPMNIIVGIASVLIIPVIFPF, from the coding sequence ATGACATTGATGCAAGGCTACGGCATGCGGGTTTTGGCGGCGTATCGGCCAGGGCATAAGTTTGGCCCCGATTTGCAGGGCGCAAATCTTCGGCCTGCCGATGTTCTGCTGCTGGAAGGCACGAAAGCGGCATTTGAGCGGCTGGACCGATCTGTTGATCTGGTGCCGATGGGCGTGCCGATGGATCGGCCGTATCGGCGCAGCCATGCATCGCTTGCCAGCCTTGTTTTGCTTGCCGTCGTTGCACTGGCCGCATTCGGGATTGCCGACATTGCAATCTTGTCTATGATCGCGGTTGCGGTCTTGTTGGTCACGTGCTGCCTCGACAGCGATGAGGCGTGGGGCTTTCTGGACGGCGGTATCCTTGTGCTGATCTTTTCAATGCTGATCATCGGGATCGGTCTGCAAGAGACCGGTGCCGTGGCCCTTGTGGCCGATACAATCGCGCCAAGCCTGAATGGACTTCCCCCCATTTTCATGCTTGCCGCGATCTATGTGATGACCTCGGTGTTGACCGAAATTGTCAGCAATAATGCGGTGGCCATCGTGGTGACCCCGCTGGCAATCAGCCTCGCCGCCAGCATCGGCGTTGATCCCACACCCATGGCGGTTGCGGTGATGTTTGGTGCCAGCGCCAGTTTTGCAACGCCGATCGGGTATCAAACCAACACGCTTGTCTACGGCGCCGGAAACTATCGCTTTAGTGATTTTCTGAAAATTGGGGTCCCCATGAATATCATCGTTGGCATTGCCAGCGTCCTGATTATTCCGGTGATCTTTCCGTTCTGA